A stretch of the Chitinophagales bacterium genome encodes the following:
- a CDS encoding potassium channel family protein — translation MIRSIFRHPLVYNLLIVITTVITYKIAKSGMIISFSRQAIDLIIFAFCVAQLFYFVVFSLRKLFYQTGLQLAYPQILFRIFGNIVFVLLTFTANYWCLFDNDPSSITGLNASSTFRELLDMFYFSCVTFATVGYGDILPKSMAAKSCVILEMATAFFLVVFVISNAGDIVQSARKNMKDE, via the coding sequence GTGATCAGGTCAATATTCCGTCATCCGCTTGTTTACAATCTGCTGATTGTCATTACCACAGTCATTACCTATAAGATCGCTAAATCCGGCATGATCATTTCCTTCAGCCGGCAGGCCATCGACCTGATCATCTTTGCCTTCTGCGTGGCGCAACTATTTTATTTCGTGGTTTTTTCATTGCGTAAGCTGTTTTACCAAACCGGTTTACAGCTTGCTTATCCGCAAATACTTTTTCGCATTTTCGGTAACATTGTTTTTGTACTGCTGACTTTCACTGCCAATTACTGGTGCCTGTTTGATAATGATCCCTCATCCATCACCGGCCTTAATGCATCTTCTACCTTCCGGGAATTGCTGGATATGTTTTACTTCAGTTGCGTCACGTTCGCTACGGTTGGTTATGGCGACATATTGCCCAAATCAATGGCTGCAAAAAGTTGCGTGATACTGGAAATGGCGACGGCATTTTTCCTGGTAGTGTTTGTAATATCCAATGCCGGTGATATCGTGCAATCCGCCCGAAAGAACATGAAAGACGAATAA
- a CDS encoding HlyD family secretion protein, translating into MSSDKIKPIVILLAVIAVLAFCYWMLIHYFDRRNMTDDAQVDGNIVPVIARTDGFVDSILADDDQQVKKGDLLVLLDTTDLHLQLQQAQSSLKIAMKQLDIAQEQAKIAAIDLRVATSTIQSKQATVDRTKSDYERFSALKEKGIVSEQQYEAADEGYKKAVVDFRIAEDKQHQASLQNITASSNVMLAEETILQTQHQIALLKKQTGYASILAPSTGILSKRKIEEGQMVKTGAQLFTIVDNDHLWLTANFKETQLADMKPGDRVTIQIDAIPGKDFSGTIISFGGATGSKFALVPPDNATGNYVKVVQRIPVRIEFTDSTQHKMLRPGLSALVYLK; encoded by the coding sequence ATGTCTTCTGACAAAATCAAACCAATAGTGATACTGCTTGCAGTGATTGCAGTGCTGGCCTTTTGCTATTGGATGCTCATTCATTACTTCGACCGCCGGAATATGACTGACGATGCTCAGGTTGACGGGAATATTGTGCCTGTCATTGCACGCACGGATGGCTTCGTCGATAGCATTCTGGCTGATGATGATCAGCAGGTGAAGAAGGGAGATTTGCTGGTGCTGCTTGACACCACTGATCTTCATCTTCAGCTGCAGCAGGCGCAATCCTCGCTGAAGATTGCCATGAAGCAACTCGACATTGCGCAGGAACAGGCAAAGATTGCCGCGATTGATCTGCGTGTTGCAACATCTACCATTCAATCCAAACAGGCAACAGTGGACCGTACAAAAAGTGATTATGAACGGTTCAGCGCCCTGAAAGAGAAAGGCATCGTGAGTGAACAGCAATACGAAGCAGCGGATGAAGGATATAAAAAGGCGGTGGTGGATTTCCGGATTGCGGAGGACAAGCAACACCAGGCATCTTTGCAAAACATTACAGCCTCAAGCAATGTAATGCTGGCCGAAGAAACGATCCTGCAGACGCAGCATCAGATTGCACTATTGAAAAAACAAACCGGCTATGCTTCCATACTTGCACCTTCAACCGGCATCCTGTCTAAACGGAAAATAGAAGAAGGGCAGATGGTGAAAACCGGCGCTCAGCTTTTTACAATAGTCGATAATGATCATCTGTGGCTCACAGCAAATTTCAAAGAAACACAGCTTGCCGATATGAAACCGGGTGACAGGGTAACTATACAGATTGATGCCATTCCCGGAAAGGATTTTAGCGGAACGATAATATCATTCGGTGGCGCCACGGGATCAAAGTTCGCATTGGTTCCGCCAGACAATGCTACCGGTAACTATGTAAAAGTAGTGCAGCGTATTCCGGTGCGGATCGAGTTCACTGACTCCACGCAACATAAGATGCTGCGGCCGGGATTGAGTGCGTTGGTTTATCTGAAATAG